In Streptomyces nojiriensis, the sequence CCCTTCGGCCGGTGCGTTGCGCGGGGTCTGCGACCCGTACGGGGATATCGTCCGGAGGTGGACCAGCCGACTCCCCATCCCGGCCCGTCGGGATCCGAGGCCCAGCCCGTCGTCTGCGCGGGCTGTGGCGCGAAGGCCCCGGGCGAGATCCCACCCACCTGGACCTGCTCGGTGGAGAACGGGACCAGACAGTACTTCTGCGTCGACTGCGCGCGCGCCAACCTCCGGGCGATCGAGGGCAGGCTCGATTCGTCCTGGTGGTGACGCGCCCGCGCAGTCACTCGGCGGAGGCGAACCCCGGCAGCCAGGTGTCCAGTTCGTCCCGCAGCCGCACCGTCGCGCCCAGCTGGCACAGCACCCCGATGGTGCTCAGCGTCACGCGGTGGATCAGCAGATAGGACGGCGGCAGGTTGATCTGCCGGCCCAACTGGTGCGCGGGGGAGCGGGGATCGGCGATCCGCGCCGCCTGGCCGCGCAGCCACGGCCGGGTGAAGGTGAACTCCTCGGCCTCGGCGGGCTCGATGATCGGCTTCAGGTAGTCCAGCACCGCGTCGGGGTCGAGCTCGACGGACTCCTTCACGAACCCCTCCGCGCACAGGTGCCCGTAGACCCCCTCGGCGTCACCGTCCAGCGTCATCCGCAGCGACCTGCCGATCGGCTTGGGCCAGCCCCCGGGCAGCCGGTCGACCGTGCCGAAGTCCAGGACCCCCAGCCGCGTCCGGCCGTCCGCCCCCGGTATCAGCCGGAAGTTGCCCGGGTGCGGGTCCGCGTGCAGCAGGCCGGTGCGCGCCGGACCGGAGAACAGGAACCCGGCCAGCAGCTGTCCGGCGCGGTCCCGCTCCTCCTGGGTCCCGTCGGCTATCACCTCCGACAGCGGGGTCCCCTCCATCCACTCGGTCACCAGCACCTGGTCGCCCTGGTGCACGACGTCCGGCACGACCACGTCCGGGTCGTCCACGAAGGCGTCCGAGTGCGTCCGCTGGGCCTCGGCCTCCAGCTCGTAGTCGAGTTCCTCCGCGACCCGGTCGCGCAACTCCTTGATCAGCGGCTTGATCTCCATGCCGGGGACCAGCGGTCCCAGCAGCCCCGCGAACCGGCCCAGCTGCTTCAGGTCCGACAGCAGCGCCTCACCGGCCCCCGGGTACTGGACCTTGACGGCCACCTCCCGGCCGTCGTGCCACACCGCCCGGTGCACCTGCCCGATCGAGGCCGCCGCGGCCGGCTTGTCCTCGAACTCCTCGAACAGGTCCCGCCAGTCAGCGCCGAGACGGTCCGCCAGCACCTGGTGCACCGTCGCCGCAGGCAGCGGCGGGGCCGCCTCCTGAAGCTTGGTCAGCGCTGCCCGGTAGGGCCCCGCGACCTCCTCGGGCAGCGCCGACTCGAAGACCGACAGGGCCTGCCCGAACTTCATGGCACCGCCCTTCAGTTCCCCGAGCGTGCGGAACAACTGCTCGGCGGTGCGCTGCTGGAGCTCG encodes:
- a CDS encoding ABC1 kinase family protein, which encodes MSDLPRKAVTRTVKLAALPLGIAGRATWGLGKRIGGKSAEIVARELQQRTAEQLFRTLGELKGGAMKFGQALSVFESALPEEVAGPYRAALTKLQEAAPPLPAATVHQVLADRLGADWRDLFEEFEDKPAAAASIGQVHRAVWHDGREVAVKVQYPGAGEALLSDLKQLGRFAGLLGPLVPGMEIKPLIKELRDRVAEELDYELEAEAQRTHSDAFVDDPDVVVPDVVHQGDQVLVTEWMEGTPLSEVIADGTQEERDRAGQLLAGFLFSGPARTGLLHADPHPGNFRLIPGADGRTRLGVLDFGTVDRLPGGWPKPIGRSLRMTLDGDAEGVYGHLCAEGFVKESVELDPDAVLDYLKPIIEPAEAEEFTFTRPWLRGQAARIADPRSPAHQLGRQINLPPSYLLIHRVTLSTIGVLCQLGATVRLRDELDTWLPGFASAE